The Hemicordylus capensis ecotype Gifberg chromosome 6, rHemCap1.1.pri, whole genome shotgun sequence genome window below encodes:
- the PGAP3 gene encoding post-GPI attachment to proteins factor 3 isoform X3, translating into MAARTALLLLLGVAGAGPTPAQGSRGDREPVYRDCLTHCERRNCSGAGLRYFRSHQPLYMSLTGWTCRDDCKYECMWLTVGLYVQEGYKVPQFHGKWPFSRFLFFQEPASAFASFLNGLANLVMLNRYKAIVPPSSPMYHTCIAFAWEGDTWSVQRQGKNSAVQGRQGKTRLCQEEEDSLRDPALYFSFQAVSRNAEWSIFKCLVLVYSFPHSRHKFNRENGLFLCISSHPPLCLSVLRQDPGSETSSFCHCLWGFPAPLPGLPCLISDTCAL; encoded by the exons ATGGCGGCCCGCACCGCACTGCTGCTTCTGTTGGGAGTGGCGGGGGCTGGCCCGACCCCTGCACAGGGTTCTCGGGGGGACCGGGAGCCCGTCTACCGAGACTGCCTGACCCATTGCGAGAGGCGCAACTGCTCCGGGGCCGGGCTGCGGTACTTCCGCTCCCACCAGCCGCTGTATATGAGCCTCACAG GGTGGACCTGCAGAGATGATTGCAAATATGAATGTATGTGGCTGACTGTGGGCCTTTATGTCCAGGAAGGATACAAAGTGCCTCAGTTTCATGGAAAG tGGCCCTTTTCCCGCTTCCTGTTTTTTCAGGAGCCTGCTTCTGCCTTTGCTTCATTCCTTAATGGACTTGCCAATTTAGTGATGCTGAACAGATACAAGGCCATCGTTCCGCCTTCTTCTCCCATGTACCATACCTGCATTGCCTTTGCTTGG GAAGGGGATACCTGGAGTGTGCAAAGACAAGGCAAGAACTCTGCTGTGCAAGGGAGACAAGGGAAAACCAGACtatgccaggaagaggaggactcACTCAGAGATCCAGCTCTCTACTTCTCATTCCAGGCTGTTTCAAGAAATGCAGAGTGGA GTATCTTTAAATGCCTGGTTCTGGTCTACAGTTTTCCACACTCGAGACACAAATTTAACAGAG AAAATGGACTATTTCTGTGCATCAGCAGTCATCCTCCACTCTGTTTATCTGTGTTGCGTCAG GACCCTGGGTCTGAAACGTCCAGCTTTTGCCACTGCCTTTGGGGgtttcctgctcctcttcctggccTGCCATGTCTCATATCTGACACTTGTGCGCTTTGA
- the PGAP3 gene encoding post-GPI attachment to proteins factor 3 isoform X1, whose product MAARTALLLLLGVAGAGPTPAQGSRGDREPVYRDCLTHCERRNCSGAGLRYFRSHQPLYMSLTGWTCRDDCKYECMWLTVGLYVQEGYKVPQFHGKWPFSRFLFFQEPASAFASFLNGLANLVMLNRYKAIVPPSSPMYHTCIAFAWVSLNAWFWSTVFHTRDTNLTEKMDYFCASAVILHSVYLCCVRTLGLKRPAFATAFGGFLLLFLACHVSYLTLVRFDYGYNMAANVAIGLLNLFWWLGWCMRNQQRLPYVWKCVAVVLLLQALALLELLDFPPLFWVFDAHAIWHISTIPVNILFYSFLVDDSLYLLKANSDILKID is encoded by the exons ATGGCGGCCCGCACCGCACTGCTGCTTCTGTTGGGAGTGGCGGGGGCTGGCCCGACCCCTGCACAGGGTTCTCGGGGGGACCGGGAGCCCGTCTACCGAGACTGCCTGACCCATTGCGAGAGGCGCAACTGCTCCGGGGCCGGGCTGCGGTACTTCCGCTCCCACCAGCCGCTGTATATGAGCCTCACAG GGTGGACCTGCAGAGATGATTGCAAATATGAATGTATGTGGCTGACTGTGGGCCTTTATGTCCAGGAAGGATACAAAGTGCCTCAGTTTCATGGAAAG tGGCCCTTTTCCCGCTTCCTGTTTTTTCAGGAGCCTGCTTCTGCCTTTGCTTCATTCCTTAATGGACTTGCCAATTTAGTGATGCTGAACAGATACAAGGCCATCGTTCCGCCTTCTTCTCCCATGTACCATACCTGCATTGCCTTTGCTTGG GTATCTTTAAATGCCTGGTTCTGGTCTACAGTTTTCCACACTCGAGACACAAATTTAACAGAG AAAATGGACTATTTCTGTGCATCAGCAGTCATCCTCCACTCTGTTTATCTGTGTTGCGTCAG GACCCTGGGTCTGAAACGTCCAGCTTTTGCCACTGCCTTTGGGGgtttcctgctcctcttcctggccTGCCATGTCTCATATCTGACACTTGTGCGCTTTGACTATGGCTATAATATGGCTGCCAACGTGGCAATCG GCCTCCTCAACCTCTTCTGGTGGCTGGGCTGGTGCATGAGGAACCAGCAGCGCCTGCCGTATGTCTGGAAGTGTGTGGCAGTCGTGTTGCTACTGCAAGCCTTAGCCCTGCTGGAGCTCCTGGACTTCCCACCGTTGTTTTGGGTCTTCGATGCCCACGCCATCTGGCACATCAGCACCATCCCTGTCAATATCCTTTTCTACAG TTTCCTCGTTGATGACAGCCTCTATCTCTTGAAGGCCAATTCGGACATTCTTAAAATAGACTAA
- the PGAP3 gene encoding post-GPI attachment to proteins factor 3 isoform X2: MAARTALLLLLGVAGAGPTPAQGSRGDREPVYRDCLTHCERRNCSGAGLRYFRSHQPLYMSLTGWTCRDDCKYECMWLTVGLYVQEGYKVPQFHGKWPFSRFLFFQEPASAFASFLNGLANLVMLNRYKAIVPPSSPMYHTCIAFAWKMDYFCASAVILHSVYLCCVRTLGLKRPAFATAFGGFLLLFLACHVSYLTLVRFDYGYNMAANVAIGLLNLFWWLGWCMRNQQRLPYVWKCVAVVLLLQALALLELLDFPPLFWVFDAHAIWHISTIPVNILFYSFLVDDSLYLLKANSDILKID; the protein is encoded by the exons ATGGCGGCCCGCACCGCACTGCTGCTTCTGTTGGGAGTGGCGGGGGCTGGCCCGACCCCTGCACAGGGTTCTCGGGGGGACCGGGAGCCCGTCTACCGAGACTGCCTGACCCATTGCGAGAGGCGCAACTGCTCCGGGGCCGGGCTGCGGTACTTCCGCTCCCACCAGCCGCTGTATATGAGCCTCACAG GGTGGACCTGCAGAGATGATTGCAAATATGAATGTATGTGGCTGACTGTGGGCCTTTATGTCCAGGAAGGATACAAAGTGCCTCAGTTTCATGGAAAG tGGCCCTTTTCCCGCTTCCTGTTTTTTCAGGAGCCTGCTTCTGCCTTTGCTTCATTCCTTAATGGACTTGCCAATTTAGTGATGCTGAACAGATACAAGGCCATCGTTCCGCCTTCTTCTCCCATGTACCATACCTGCATTGCCTTTGCTTGG AAAATGGACTATTTCTGTGCATCAGCAGTCATCCTCCACTCTGTTTATCTGTGTTGCGTCAG GACCCTGGGTCTGAAACGTCCAGCTTTTGCCACTGCCTTTGGGGgtttcctgctcctcttcctggccTGCCATGTCTCATATCTGACACTTGTGCGCTTTGACTATGGCTATAATATGGCTGCCAACGTGGCAATCG GCCTCCTCAACCTCTTCTGGTGGCTGGGCTGGTGCATGAGGAACCAGCAGCGCCTGCCGTATGTCTGGAAGTGTGTGGCAGTCGTGTTGCTACTGCAAGCCTTAGCCCTGCTGGAGCTCCTGGACTTCCCACCGTTGTTTTGGGTCTTCGATGCCCACGCCATCTGGCACATCAGCACCATCCCTGTCAATATCCTTTTCTACAG TTTCCTCGTTGATGACAGCCTCTATCTCTTGAAGGCCAATTCGGACATTCTTAAAATAGACTAA